A genomic window from Motacilla alba alba isolate MOTALB_02 chromosome 6, Motacilla_alba_V1.0_pri, whole genome shotgun sequence includes:
- the RET gene encoding proto-oncogene tyrosine-protein kinase receptor Ret: MRSAARTAGLLLLCGVALGLYFPRKEYLENVYIDEPAGTPLLRIHALRDSREEVAHFHLCQNLIVPRARPQENNWFQIREETGLLYLSKSLDREDFNMLSVGNWMPLSKVMLYVFLSSHPFQEKECDSATRTTVFLSLINATAPACSSLTARQLCFTEMDLSFHIKENKPPGTFHQLRLPSVHHLCQNLSISYKLLAAEGVPFRYNENTTSVRVTQRLDREERERYELIAKCTVREGFREMQVEVPFLVNVLDEDDSPPFLPNGTDTADAVVEFNRKEGTVLSTLTVYDADTTPIYPLESSRKKYTGTIITDDPWISETFRVEHIFDEIHFSPNGSQVRGTRHEYKLVLNKSISVTEHRSFQLDVLVNDTEFHGPERSVMLHFNVSILPVSIQFSNITYQFTVNRNAERFAQVGKICIENCMKFRGVNITYKLLSPNSSCYPVSILQGREDKFGSLYVNDSSVLRRPECKEIQYTVQATDKQSRKHTKTLLTVVLEGTLLKKEEDCPDSCAISKHRAECEECGGLGVLTGRCQWRQGSGKGITTNYSTCTPSIKTCPDGICDVVEGRDPAVCPQDCTSGNIIGGHGKGIGNLGIKSGHGICYCFPRQNCYCEKDDIKEQLCDDLCKTVITGAVVLCFVISVLVSFYCIHRYHKNSPKAPIASAEMTFRRPAQSYPISYSSSNVRRPSLDSMENQVSVDTFKIPEDPKWEFPRKNLVLGKTLGEGEFGKVVKATAFRLKGRAGYTTVAVKMLKENASQSELRDLLSEFNLLKQVNHPHVIKLYGACSQDGPLYLIVEYAKYGSLRSFLRESRKVGPSYVGSDGNRNSSYLDNPDERALTMGDLISFAWQISRGMQYLAEMKLVHRDLAARNVLVAEGRKMKISDFGLSRDVYEEDSYVKRSKGRIPVKWMAIESLFDHIYTTQSDVWSFGVLLWEIVTLGGNPYPGIAPERLFNLLKTGYRMERPENCSEEMYNLMLRCWKQEADKRPTFTEISKELEKMMVKSRDYLDLAASTPSDSLLYDDGLSEEETPLVDCNNAPLPRTLPSTWIENKLYGMSYPNWPEESPVPLTRFDGTNSVFSRYANDSVYANWMVSHSAAKFMDKFDS; this comes from the exons TGGCCCTGGGTCTCTACTTCCCCAGGAAGGAGTACTTGGAGAATGTCTACATTGACGAGCCAGCGGGAACGCCGCTCCTGCGCATCCACGCCTTGAGGGATTCACGGGAGGAAGTGGCCCACTTTCATCTGTGCCAGAATCTCATAGTTCCTCGAGCAAGACCACAAGAAAATAATTGGTTCCAAATCAGAGAAGAAACAGGACTTCTTTACCTCAGCAAAAGCCTGGATAGAGAGGACTTTAACATGCTGT ctGTAGGAAATTGGATGCCATTGTCCAAGGTGATGCTGTATGTCTTCCTTTCATCTCACCCTTTCCAAGAGAAGGAATGTGACTCCGCTACACGCACCACGGTTTTCCTCTCTTTGATCAATGCTACTGCACCAGCTTGCAGTTCCCTGACAGCAAGGCAGCTTTGCTTCACAGAAATGGATCTCTCCTTTCACATCAAGGAGAATAAACCACCTGGTACATTTCATCAGCTCCGGTTACCCTCGGTTCATCATCTGTGTCAGAATCTCAGCATTTCCTACAAATTGCTTGCAG CTGAAGGAGTTCCCTTTCGGTACAACGAGAACACCACCAGCGTGCGGGTGACGCAGCGCCTGGAtcgggaggagagggagagataCGAGCTCATTGCCAAGTGCACCGTCAGAGAGGGGTTCAGGGAAATGCAGGTTGAGGTGCCTTTCCTGGTGAACGTCTTAGATGAAGATGactctcctcccttccttcccaatGGCACTGATACTGCAGATGCTGTCGTGGAGTTCAACAGGAAAGAG GGCACTGTTCTTTCCACGCTGACTGTGTACGATGCAGACACCACACCTATTTATCCccttgaaagcagcagaaagaaatacaCAGGAACCATCATTACTGACGACCCCTGGATAAGTGAAACATTTCGTGTAGAGCACATCTTTGATGAAATCCACTTCAGCCCAAATGGCAGCCAAGTGAGGGGAACTCGGCACGAGTACA AACTGGTACtgaataaaagcatttcagtcACAGAGCATCGTTCCTTCCAGCTGGATGTTTTGGTGAATGACACAGAATTTCATGGCCCAGAAAGATCGGTGATGCTTCATTTCAATGTCTCCATCCTCCCTGTCAGCATTCAGTTTTCAAACATAACTTACCAGTTCACAGTGAACAGAAATGCTGAACGTTTTGCACAA GTGGGAAAGATCTGCATTGAAAACTGCATGAAATTCCGTGGTGTAAACATCACCTACAAGTTGCTGTCCCCCAACTCGAGCTGCTATCCTGTCAGCATTCTGCAAGGCCGAGAGGACAAATTTGGGAGCCTCTATGTCAATGACTCCTCTGTGCTGCGCAGACCTGAATGCAAGGAAATACAGTACACTGTTCAAGCTACTGAcaagcagagcaggaaacacACCAAAACCCTCCTCACTGTTGTCCTGGAAGGGACTC ttttaaaaaaagaagaggactGCCCTGACTCTTGTGCTATAAGTAAGCACCGTGCTGAATGTGAAGAGTGTGGTGGCCTGGGAGTGCTGACAGGAAGATGCCAGTGGAGACAGGGGAGCGGGAAAG GGATCACCACGAACTACTCCACGTGCACCCCAAGCATCAAGACTTGTCCGGATGGCATCTGTGATGTGGTGGAGGGCAGAGACCCAGCTGTGTGTCCCCAAGACTGCACAA GTGGAAACATTATTGGTGGCCATGGGAAGGGCATTGGAAATCTTGGAATTAAGTCAGGACACGGGATTTGTTACTGCTTCCCAAGACAGAACTGTTATTGTGAGAAAGATGATATCAAAG AGCAACTGTGCGATGACTTGTGCAAGACTGTGATCACAGGGGCAGTGGTGCTGTGCTTTGTCATCTCCGTGCTGGTTTCCTTCTATTGCATCCACCGGTACCACAAGAACTCCCCGAAGGCGCCCATCGCCTCCGCGGAGATGACCTTCCGGCGCCCGGCGCAGTCCTACCCCATCAGCTACTCCTCCAGCAACGTCCGCCGGCCTTCCCTGGATTCCATGGAGAACCAGGTGTCTGTGGACACCTTCAAAATACCA gaAGATCCAAAGTGGGAATTCCCTCGGAAGAACCTAGTTCTGGGCAAGACTCTTGGAGAAGGAGAATTCGGAAAGGTCGTCAAGGCGACAGCATTCCGACTCAAGGGAAGGGCTGGCTATACCACTGTGGcagtgaaaatgctgaaag aaaatgcttCCCAGAGTGAGCTGCGAGATCTCCTATCAGAGTTCAACCTTCTGAAACAAGTCAACCATCCTCATGTCATCAAACTTTATGGAGCCTGCAGTCAAGATG gCCCACTGTATCTAATTGTGGAATACGCCAAATACGGCTCCTTGCGCAGTTTCCTCAGGGAAAGTCGAAAAGTTGGCCCGAGCTACGTGGGCAGTGACGGCAACCGAAATTCCAGTTACTTGGACAACCCTGATGAGAGAGCCTTAACCATGGGAGACCTGATTTCGTTTGCATGGCAGATATCCCGAGGGATGCAGTACCTCGCAGAAATGAAG CTTGTGCATCGGGATTTAGCAGCCAGGAACGTGTTGGTGGCAGAAGGGCGCAAAATGAAGATTTCTGATTTTGGCCTCTCACGTGATGTGTATGAAGAAGATTCCTATGTAAAGAGGAGCAAG GGTCGAATCCCTGTGAAATGGATGGCCATAGAGTCATTATTTGACCATATCTACACCACCCAAAGTGATGT atGGTCATTTGGAGTGCTGCTATGGGAGATTGTTACTTTAGGAGGCAATCCTTACCCAGGTATTGCTCCTGAAAGACTCTTTAACCTCCTAAAAACAGGCTATAGAATGGAGAGACCAGAAAACTGCAGTGAAGAAAT GTACAACCTCATGTTGCGCTGTTGGAAGCAAGAAGCTGATAAAAGACCAACATTTACTGAGATCAGCAAGGAGCTAGAGAAGATGATGGTGAAGAGTAGG GACTACCTAGACCTTGCAGCTTCCACGCCCTCCGATTCCTTACTGTACGATGATGGGCTCTCAGAAGAGGAGACACCTCTCGTGGACTGTAATAATGCTCCCCTCCCTCGAACCCTCCCTTCCACATGGATTGAAAACAAACTCTATG gCATGTCATACCCGAACTGGCCTGAGGAGAGCCCCGTTCCACTCACAAGATTCGATGGCACTAACTCTGTGTTTTCAAGATATGCAAATGATAGTGTATATGCTAACTGGATGGTTTCACACTCAGCGGCAAAATTTATGGACAAGTTTGATAgctaa